Proteins encoded by one window of Acidimicrobiales bacterium:
- a CDS encoding D-alanyl-D-alanine carboxypeptidase family protein: protein MRWVRVALAVVVSGVVLVPPASQAVPRQESDPDAGDDSGRSSEGGSVDVDIQVDRADEADIENAFGTIRENVETQLAALTTAEQAVQAADLAVTAAEQRVAAIQLEIDGLIGQSDEVVVRRFVNPPAQNAIDAFTADSVADATIKHALLDMQADADAAVLDRLHGLEADLQEQRQAEEDARSDATDKRSQAETALADLEDAATQQVTFAREIERRMERNLGEIEGLRQTDPALADQMQAQIDQLAVQLDDARIRIEQEDRLRELDIDLPTVEGPSTIDIDAIEGNIITVTCPIGGSIEVHKDIADSTRDLLNLADQQGVPLCGNGYRSISAQIALRKSNCGGNVWSAPASACSPPTARPGQSMHERGLAIDFTCNGGSVSRGGSCYVFLMDNGPDFGLYNLPGEPWHFSSDGT, encoded by the coding sequence TTGAGGTGGGTTCGTGTCGCGCTCGCGGTCGTCGTGAGCGGCGTCGTGCTGGTGCCGCCGGCGTCGCAGGCCGTCCCCCGGCAGGAGTCCGACCCGGACGCCGGCGACGACTCCGGGCGCAGCTCCGAGGGCGGCAGCGTCGACGTCGACATCCAGGTCGACCGGGCCGACGAGGCCGACATCGAGAACGCCTTCGGGACCATCCGCGAGAACGTCGAGACGCAGCTGGCGGCGCTGACCACGGCCGAGCAGGCGGTCCAGGCGGCCGACCTGGCGGTGACCGCGGCCGAGCAGCGGGTGGCGGCCATCCAGCTGGAGATCGACGGTCTGATCGGGCAGTCAGACGAGGTGGTGGTGCGGCGCTTCGTCAACCCGCCCGCGCAGAACGCCATCGACGCCTTCACCGCCGACTCCGTCGCCGACGCCACCATCAAGCACGCCCTGCTCGACATGCAGGCCGACGCCGACGCCGCGGTCCTCGACCGGCTCCACGGGCTGGAGGCCGACCTGCAGGAGCAGCGCCAGGCCGAGGAGGACGCCCGCTCCGACGCGACCGACAAGCGGTCCCAGGCCGAGACCGCCCTGGCCGACCTGGAGGACGCGGCGACGCAGCAGGTGACGTTCGCCCGGGAGATCGAGCGGCGGATGGAGCGCAACCTGGGCGAGATCGAGGGGCTGCGGCAGACCGACCCGGCGCTGGCGGACCAGATGCAGGCGCAGATCGACCAGCTGGCCGTCCAGCTCGACGACGCCCGCATCCGGATCGAGCAGGAGGACCGGCTCCGGGAGCTCGACATCGACCTGCCCACGGTGGAGGGGCCGTCCACCATCGACATCGACGCCATCGAGGGCAACATCATCACGGTGACGTGCCCCATCGGGGGGTCGATCGAGGTGCACAAGGACATCGCCGACTCGACGCGTGACCTGCTCAACCTGGCCGATCAGCAGGGGGTCCCGCTGTGCGGCAACGGCTACCGGAGCATCTCGGCGCAGATCGCCCTGCGGAAGTCCAACTGCGGCGGCAACGTGTGGTCGGCCCCGGCGTCGGCCTGCTCGCCGCCGACGGCGCGGCCGGGCCAGTCGATGCACGAGCGGGGGCTGGCCATCGACTTCACGTGCAACGGGGGCTCGGTCAGCCGGGGAGGCAGCTGCTACGTGTTCCTGATGGACAACGGACCCGACTTCGGCCTCTACAACCTGCCGGGCGAGCCCTGGCACTTCTCCTCCGACGGGACGTAG